In one window of Ruminococcus hominis DNA:
- a CDS encoding iron-sulfur cluster assembly scaffold protein gives MIYSKEVELMCPVAQGANHGPAPIPEEAKWVQAKEVKDISGFTHGVGWCAPQQGACKLTLNVKDGIIQEALVETIGCSGMTHSAAMASEILPGKTILEALNTDLVCDAINTAMRELFLQIVYGRTQSAFSEDGLAIGAGLEDLGKGLRSQVGTMYGTLAKGPRYLEMAEGYVTGIALDENDEIIGYQFVSLGKFTDFVKAGDTPNEAWEKAKGQYGRVADAVKIIDPRKE, from the coding sequence ATGATTTATTCTAAAGAAGTTGAACTGATGTGTCCGGTTGCTCAGGGTGCAAATCACGGACCAGCTCCAATCCCAGAAGAGGCTAAATGGGTACAGGCAAAAGAAGTGAAAGATATCTCTGGTTTTACACATGGTGTAGGCTGGTGTGCTCCACAGCAGGGTGCTTGTAAACTTACTCTTAATGTAAAAGACGGAATCATTCAGGAAGCATTGGTAGAGACAATTGGATGTTCAGGAATGACTCATTCTGCTGCTATGGCATCTGAAATTCTTCCAGGTAAAACAATTCTTGAAGCATTGAATACAGACCTTGTATGTGATGCAATCAACACAGCTATGAGAGAGCTGTTCTTACAGATTGTATACGGAAGAACACAGAGTGCATTCTCTGAAGACGGACTTGCTATCGGAGCTGGACTGGAAGACCTTGGTAAAGGACTTCGTTCTCAGGTAGGAACAATGTACGGAACACTCGCAAAAGGTCCTCGTTACCTGGAGATGGCAGAAGGATATGTAACAGGTATCGCTCTTGATGAGAACGATGAGATCATTGGATACCAGTTCGTAAGCCTTGGAAAATTCACAGACTTCGTTAAAGCTGGAGATACTCCAAACGAAGCTTGGGAGAAAGCAAAAGGACAGTACGGACGTGTTGCTGACGCTGTTAAGATCATCGACCCACGTAAAGAATAA
- a CDS encoding GGGtGRT protein has translation MALFESYERRIDKINAVLNSYGIASIEEAEKITKDAGLDVYNQIKGIQPICFENACWAYIVGAAIAIKKECRTAAEAAAAIGEGLQAFCIPGSVADQRKVGLGHGNLGKMLLEEDTDCFAFLAGHESFAAAEGAIGIAEKANKVRKKPLRVILNGLGKDAAKIISRINGFTYVQTEYDYYTGELKEVQRIAYSDGLRSKVNCYGANDVREGVAIMHKEGVDVSITGNSTNPTRFQHPVAGTYKKECIEQGKKYFSVASGGGTGRTLHPDNMAAGPASYGMTDTLGRMHSDAQFAGSSSVPAHVEMMGLIGAGNNPMVGMTVAVAVSVEEAAKAGKF, from the coding sequence ATGGCTTTATTTGAATCATATGAGAGAAGAATTGATAAAATCAATGCAGTACTGAACAGCTATGGCATTGCTTCTATCGAAGAAGCAGAAAAGATTACAAAGGATGCCGGTCTTGATGTTTACAATCAGATCAAAGGTATTCAGCCAATCTGTTTCGAAAACGCTTGCTGGGCATACATCGTAGGTGCAGCAATCGCAATTAAAAAAGAATGTAGAACAGCTGCTGAGGCTGCTGCTGCTATCGGTGAAGGACTTCAGGCATTCTGTATCCCAGGTTCTGTTGCTGACCAGCGTAAAGTAGGTCTTGGACATGGTAACCTTGGAAAGATGCTTCTGGAAGAAGATACAGACTGTTTCGCATTCCTTGCAGGTCACGAATCATTCGCAGCTGCTGAGGGTGCTATCGGTATCGCTGAGAAAGCTAACAAAGTTCGTAAAAAACCTCTTCGTGTTATCCTGAACGGTCTTGGAAAAGATGCTGCAAAGATCATTTCAAGAATCAATGGATTCACATATGTACAGACAGAATATGATTACTACACAGGAGAACTGAAAGAAGTTCAGAGAATCGCTTACTCTGACGGACTTCGTTCTAAAGTAAACTGCTATGGTGCTAACGATGTACGTGAAGGTGTTGCTATCATGCACAAAGAAGGTGTAGACGTTTCTATCACAGGTAACTCTACAAACCCAACACGTTTCCAGCATCCAGTTGCAGGTACATATAAAAAAGAATGTATCGAACAGGGCAAGAAATATTTCTCAGTAGCTTCAGGTGGTGGTACAGGACGTACACTTCACCCAGATAACATGGCTGCTGGTCCTGCTTCTTATGGTATGACAGATACATTAGGACGTATGCACTCTGATGCACAGTTCGCTGGTTCTTCTTCAGTTCCTGCTCACGTTGAGATGATGGGTCTGATCGGTGCTGGTAACAACCCAATGGTTGGTATGACTGTTGCAGTTGCAGTTTCCGTAGAAGAAGCTGCTAAAGCAGGCAAGTTCTAA
- a CDS encoding cupin domain-containing protein, which translates to MTTERIENMCGGEGHVIVKRILDAKELNGKCGLYAQVTIEPGCSLGYHEHHNESETYYIISGEGEYDDNGTKRMVKAGDKTFTPDNCGHGLKNTGTEDLVFMALIILD; encoded by the coding sequence ATGACAACAGAGCGTATTGAAAACATGTGTGGCGGAGAAGGTCATGTAATTGTAAAAAGAATTCTTGATGCAAAGGAACTGAATGGCAAGTGCGGATTATATGCACAGGTAACTATCGAGCCTGGATGTTCTCTTGGATACCACGAACATCACAACGAAAGTGAAACATATTACATCATTTCCGGAGAAGGAGAATATGATGATAATGGAACAAAACGCATGGTAAAAGCAGGAGATAAGACATTCACACCGGATAATTGCGGACATGGATTAAAGAATACAGGAACAGAAGACCTTGTATTTATGGCTTTGATTATTTTAGATTAA